From one Portunus trituberculatus isolate SZX2019 chromosome 30, ASM1759143v1, whole genome shotgun sequence genomic stretch:
- the LOC123510689 gene encoding sodium-dependent phosphate transport protein 3-like isoform X1, protein MISIAFSGAGLGALVALGLSSIVINSFGWRWVFWGSGALTLAWLPFWVIYVRDTPRYHPGISKKELHHLSKNHNQPRKNVPWSRVFKSKYIYLFIMMEFVNVWTQTIIITEGPTFLTNQIGISLKDAGNLNIIITALAQFLVIFYGWLSDLVERREWMPMLTVRRLFQMFGTLVIVGCLMGLAFAGCDGFEVAVYFVVLMFGLSTSIVTYVIGPMIIAPNYAGTLSGMVGLGTVAGFLLPMFVSVFLDMKNGWMTVFLVSAAINLVSGLIYVIWMPREEEEWNMYEEIPESDKQAAKKNGKMST, encoded by the exons ATGATCTCCATCGCCTTCTCAG gTGCGGGTCTCGGCGCTTTAGTTGCCCTCGGATTGTCTAGCATCGTGATCAATTCCTTCGGATGGCGGTGGGTATTCTGGGGGTCCGGGGCATTGACTCTAGCTTGGCTGCCTTTCTGGGTAATCTACGTGCGGGACACCCCTCGCTACCATCCCGGGATATCAAAGAAGGAGCTGCATCACTTGTCCAAGAACCACAACCAGCCGAGG AAAAATGTGCCGTGGAGTCGCGTCTTCAAGTCAAAgtacatctatctatttatcatgaTGGAGTTTGTGAACGTGTGGACACAGACCATTATCATCACGGAGGGCCCCACCTTTCTGACCAaccag atCGGAATCAGTTTAAAGGATGCAGGCAATCTGAACATCATCATAACAGCACTTGCTCAGTTCCTAGTGATATTCTACGGGTGGCTGTCGGACTTGGTGGAGAGGCGGGAGTGGATGCCCATGCTAACAGTACGAAGACTCTTCCAGATGTTTG GCACGCTGGTGATTGTGGGCTGCTTAATGGGGCTGGCCTTTGCCGGGTGTGACGGCTTTGAAGTGGCTGTGTATTTCGTCGTCTTAATGTTTGGATTATCCACCTCCATTGTGACCTACGTGATTGGCCCCATGATCATCGCTCCTAACTATGCTG GGACACTGAGTGGAATGGTAGGCTTGGGGACTGTGGCTGGCTTTCTGCTGCCCATGTTCGTGTCCGTCTTCCTTGATATG AAAAACGGCTGGATGACAGTTTTCCTGGTCTCGGCCGCTATAAACCTGGTGAGTGGACTAATCTATGTGATCTGGAtgccgagggaggaggaggagtggaataTGTACGAAGAAATTCCGGAAAGTGACAAGCAGGCGgcaaagaagaatgggaagatgAGTACTTAG
- the LOC123510689 gene encoding vesicular glutamate transporter 3-like isoform X2 — protein sequence MHCHHHCPSSSTTNISIIAAVAAASSSNRSRNNENVDKESCNLMCSFCGYLRYLLVFLGLLGSGMDYMLRFNVSVAIVSMVNNSATYSINSSYACPAALNASSDAQGTTGAGEYNWTPKEQGLVLGTFFWGYVFTKAIGGRIAEIIGPSFTVSLSLGLCSILSFLTPTIAAVHPFALAALRFLMGLLQGQSFQPSTVLSPAGLFPEKQPP from the exons AtgcactgtcaccaccactgcccatcTTCTAGCACCACCAACATCTCCATTAtcgctgctgttgctgccgctTCTAGCTCCAACAGGAGCAGGAACAATGAAAATGTAGACAAAGAATcat GCAACTTGATGTGCTCCTTCTGCGGGTATCTACGATACCTGCTGGTGTTCCTTGGGCTGCTGGGGAGCGGGATGGACTACATGCTTCGCTTCAACGTCAGTGTGGCCATCGTCTCTATGGTGAACAACTCAGCCACTTATAGTATCAACTCCAGCTACGCCTGTCCTGCGGCGCTCAATGCTTCCAGTGACGCCCAAGGCACCACG GGCGCAGGGGAGTACAACTGGACACCGAAGGAACAAGGCCTCGTCCTCGGCACCTTCTTCTGGGGCTATGTCTTCACCAAGGCGATAG GAGGCCGCATTGCTGAGATAATAGGTCCATCATTTACTGTGAGCTTGTCGTTGGGCCTCTGCTCCATTCTGTCATTCCTCACACCGACGATAGCTGCCGTTCACCCTTTCGCCCTCGCCGCCCTTCGTTTCCTGATGGGATTGCTGCAGGGCCAATCTTTCCAGCCATCTACAGTATTATCTCCCGCTGGACTCTTCCCGGAGAAACAGCCACCATGA